A DNA window from Camelina sativa cultivar DH55 chromosome 13, Cs, whole genome shotgun sequence contains the following coding sequences:
- the LOC104736887 gene encoding mitogen-activated protein kinase kinase kinase 9-like translates to MNRICNYIGVSRNEDFAISSDAWEASKKKRSSSDVINSLKSLDLDSNKVQAQDLSEAGPSGVVLDASNSTNRDITKLAPYDSRDIAVAGCGGLNGVRPPVLNLPPADNRVVDGGTVAK, encoded by the coding sequence ATGAATCGGATTTGTAATTATATTGGTGTTTCTCGTAATGAAGATTTTGCGATTTCTTCTGATGCTTGGGAAGCTAGTAAGAAAAAGCGTTCCTCTTCAGATGTTATTAACAGTTTAAAGTCTCTTGACCTTGATAGTAACAAGGTTCAGGCTCAGGATTTGAGTGAAGCAGGTCCtagtggtgttgttcttgatgCTTCTAATTCAACGAATCGGGACATTACTAAGTTAGCCCCTTACGATTCGAGGGATATTGCGGTTGCTGGTTGTGGTGGACTCAATGGGGTAAGACCACCAGTACTTAACCTTCCTCCTGCGGATAACAGAGTTGTTGATGGTGGTACGGTAGCAAAATAG
- the LOC104738284 gene encoding LOW QUALITY PROTEIN: mitogen-activated protein kinase kinase kinase 9-like (The sequence of the model RefSeq protein was modified relative to this genomic sequence to represent the inferred CDS: deleted 1 base in 1 codon) has protein sequence MKLPPLDLPGSSWDFLTHLAPESDTVRRPSSSSSENGSDEEEVRGDISIELEDPTDEACSFTTNECDSSSTVSNTSPIFVSGGPINTSWQKGQLMRQGSFGSVYEAISEDGDFFAVKEVSLLNQGSQAQECIQQVEEEIALLSQLQHQNIVRYRGSTKEGSNLYIFLELVSQGSLLKLYERYQLRDSVVSLYTRQILDGLRYLHDKGLVHRDIKCANILVDANGAVKLADFGLAKVSKLNDSKSCKGNLFWMAPEVINPKGNDGYGSPADIWSLGCTVLEMCTGQIPYSDLQPVQAHVRIEMGTLPDIPDTLSLDARDFIVTCLKVNPEERPTAAELLNHPFVRMPLLSSGSGGSVSPLIRR, from the exons ATGAAGCTACCTCCACTTGATCTTCCGGGATCTTCTTGGGATTTCCTTACTCATTTGGCTCCTGAAAGTGACACAGTTAGGCggccaagttcttcttcttccgaaaaTGGCAGTGATGAAGAGGAAGTCCGGGGAGATATTTCTATCGAGTTGGAGGATCCCACTGATGAGGCATGCTCATTCACTACAAACGAGTGTGACTCCTCAAGTACAGTATCCAATACCTCCCCTATTTTTGTCTCCGGAGGACCTATCAATACTTCTTGGCAGAAGGGTCAACTTATGCGACAAGGATCATTTGGCTCTGTGTATGAAGCCATCTCAGA AGATGGGGACTTCTTTGCTGTCAAGGAAGTTTCACTTCTTAATCAGGGAAGTCAGGCACAAGAATGCATACAACAAGTTGAAGAG GAGATTGCACTACTTAGTCAGCTTCAGCATCAGAATATTGTGCGATATCGTGGCTCAACCAAG GAAGGATCGAATTTGTACATCTTTCTTGAGCTTGTATCCCAAGGGTCCCTACTAAAACTCTACGAAAGATACCAGCTTCGGGACTCTGTAGTCTCCTTGTACACAAGACAGATTCTTGACGGTTTGAGATATCTCCACGATAAAGGTCTTGTTCACAG GGACATCAAATGTGCAAATATATTGGTGGACGCTAATGGCGCCGTCAAACTTGCAGATTTTGGATTGGCGAAG GTGTCAAAGTTAAACGATAGTAAGTCCTGCAAGGGAAATCTATTTTGGATGGCTCCGGAG GTTATTAACCCTAAGGGTAATGAT GGGTATGGAAGTCCAGCTGATATATGGAGCCTTGGGTGCACTGTGCTGGAAATGTGTACTGGACAGATCCCTTACTCTGATCTACAACCT GTTCAAGCCCATGTTAGGATCGAAATGGGTACGCTTCCAGACATACCGGATACTCTATCGCTAGATGCCCGGGATTTCATAGTTACATGTCTGAAAGTGAACCCGGAAGAGCGGCCAACTGCAGCTGAACTGCTGAACCATCCATTTGTGAGAATGCCCTTACTATCCTCGGGCTCAGGAGGCTCAGTATCTCCGCTTATCCGTAGATGA